A single region of the Salvia splendens isolate huo1 chromosome 18, SspV2, whole genome shotgun sequence genome encodes:
- the LOC121777135 gene encoding U-box domain-containing protein 4-like: MVSIGDSHSNPNINARFNYNQARPYYYYTPPPSSAKISRSMGRSMRTIRSTIFNTDQSVPVCDKSPNLSENLTDSVIDLRLGELASKSSTDSKSPSSEDFDDMLDISHAFSDFSACSSDISGELQRLASVPDPAVDEVTSSEHEQEPCYGFLQRETFSTEIIESISPEDLQPTVKLCVDGLQSSSIAVKRSAAAKLRLLAKNRADNRVLIGESGAVPALIPLLNCSDPTAQEHAVTALLNLSLHDGNKSVITRAGAVKSLIYVLKTGTEVSKQNAACALLSLALVDEYKLSIGACGAIPPLVALLINGSVRGKKDALTTLYKLCSVPLNKERAVSAGVVRPLVGLVAEQGTGLAEKAMVVLSSLAGIEVGQEAIIEEDGIPALVESIEDGSNKGKEFAVLTLLQLCAESVRNRGLLVREGGIPPLVALSQNGTAKAKHKAERLLGYLREQRHEASSSSP, from the exons ATGGTCTCCATAGGCGATTCACACTCCAATCCGAACATCAATGCTCGCTTCAACTACAACCAAGCGAGGCCTTACTATTACTACACTCCGCCGCCGTCCTCCGCTAAGATAAGCCGCTCCATGGGGCGATCCATGCGCACAATTCGCTCCACCATCTTCAACACCGATCAATCCGTTCCGGTGTGTGATAAATCGCCTAATTTATCTGAGAATCTCACCGACTCCGTTATCGACCTGCGACTCGGCGAGCTTGCTAGTAAATCCTCTACCGATTCGAAGAGCCCTTCCTCGGAGGATTTCGACGATATGCTAGACATATCTCACGCGTTCAGCGATTTCTCGGCGTGCTCCAGCGATATCTCCGGCGAGCTTCAGCGCCTCGCGAGTGTGCCGGATCCGGCTGTTGATGAGGTCACGAGCTCTGAGCATGAGCAGGAGCCTTGCTACGGATTTCTACAGAGAGAGACGTTTTCGACGGAGATTATCGAGAGCATCTCGCCGGAGGATCTCCAACCAACGGTCAAGCTCTGCGTCGACGGGTTGCAGTCTTCTTCAATTGCGGTGAAGAGGTCTGCGGCGGCCAAATTGCGGTTATTGGCGAAGAATCGCGCTGATAATCGGGTTTTAATCGGGGAATCCGGCGCGGTGCCTGCTCTAATTCCGCTTCTCAATTGCTCTGACCCTACCGCGCAGGAACACGCGGTGACTGCGCTGCTTAATCTCTCCCTCCACGACGGCAACAAGAGCGTGATAACCAGAGCCGGCGCTGTGAAATCCCTAATTTATGTTTTGAAAACAGGCACCGAGGTGTCGAAGCAGAACGCGGCTTGCGCGCTGCTGAGTCTGGCTCTGGTTGACGAGTACAAGCTCTCGATTGGAGCTTGTGGCGCGATACCGCCGCTGGTTGCGCTGCTGATAAACGGCTCGGTCAGAGGGAAAAAGGACGCGCTCACGACGCTGTACAAGCTGTGCTCTGTTCCGTTGAATAAGGAGAGAGCGGTGAGCGCCGGTGTGGTCAGGCCGCTAGTGGGGCTGGTGGCTGAACAGGGGACTGGATTGGCGGAGAAGGCGATGGTGGTTTTGAGCAGCTTGGCGGGGATTGAGGTAGGGCAAGAGGCGATCATTGAAGAAGACGGGATTCCGGCGTTGGTGGAGTCAATTGAGGATGGGAGCAACAAAGGGAAGGAGTTTGCAGTGCTGACTCTTCTCCAGCTTTGCGCCGAGAGTGTTAGAAACAGGGGTTTGCTTGTCAGAGAAGGAGGCATTCCGCCGTTGGTGGCGCTGTCGCAGAATGGGACGGCTAAAGCTAAGCATAAG GCTGAAAGGCTTCTTGGGTACTTAAGAGAACAAAGACATGAAGCTTCTTCTTCAAGTCCATAG